From Scylla paramamosain isolate STU-SP2022 unplaced genomic scaffold, ASM3559412v1 Contig3, whole genome shotgun sequence, a single genomic window includes:
- the LOC135096252 gene encoding uncharacterized protein LOC135096252 yields the protein MKKVLECARWRGRGGGGGGQGQARCAPIQRKIDTSVDPNSLEANSIEGSSSSSSSSSSSTQDDWLTGALKFFGYENFGQFVKEIDIFTLPTRIQKAMKTYRDELSMGQCYMEFTTYTLFSKPDNFFTNFMRNKRSLPEEEELWEARVIGGSGGGGGDGGGGSAFERLAQGFISMLDSSPTTRQYASLLKQVLPVVVQMTAAQDSGSAVTTFVKHALGSYLSDIQSPTKTTNGIEKIDKPTDKWPSSSSSSSSSSPPSSSSSSSSSSPLSDIILGGFKYYMSNYLSSLPAPPPPKTRPPTPKPEEKEESKNFIEMILEFIRPVFISIIGKSPGESGVESIREVTRLSRLGRVDDILAEEVLSPYFCLKNYMVNKIWTLTERG from the exons atgaagaaa GTGCTCGAGTGTGCCAGGTGGAGGGGGCGCgggggagggggcggagggCAGGGCCAGGCTCGGTGCGCCCCCATTCAGAGGAAAATTGATACAAGTGTTGACCCTAACAGCCTGGAAGCGAACAGTATTGAAgggtcctcctcttcctcctcctcctcttcgtcttctactCAG GACGATTGGTTGACTGGCGCCTTGAAATTCTTTGGATACGAAAATTTTGGTCAGTTTGTGAAAGAAATTGACATCTTTACTCTGCCCACCAGAATACAGAAAGCTATGaag aCGTACCGGGACGAGCTATCAATGGGACAATGCTACATGGAATTCACTACCTACACCTTATTTAGCAAACCTGACAACTTCTTCACTAACTtcatgaggaataagagaagtttaccagaggaagaggaattgtGGGAAGCCAGGGTTattggaggcagtggtggtggtggtggtgatggtggtggtgggtctgcATTTGAG cGGCTGGCCCAGGGGTTCATCAGCATGCTGGACTCCTCCCCCACTACCAGACAGTACGCCAGCCTCCTGAAGCAAGTGTTGCCCGTGGTGGTGCAGATGACGGCAGCTCAGGACTCAGGGTCAGCTGTCACCACATTTGTCAAACACGCTCTTGGCTCCTATCTTAGtgac ATTCAGTCGCCGACAAAGACAACGAATGGAATCGAGAAAATTGACAAACCGACAGATAAATggccctcctcttcttcctcttcttcctcctcttctcccccctcctcctcctcctcctcctcttcctcttctcctctttctgatATAATTCTTGGGGGTTTTAAATATTACATGTCAAATTATTTGTCTTCGCTAccag CCCCCCCGCCCCCGAAGACTCGCCCCCCCACCCCGAAgccggaagagaaggaggaaagcaaaaatTTTATTGAAATGATTTTGGAATTTATTCGTCCAGTATTTATCAGCATTATTGGGAAG TCCCCGGGAGAGAGTGGAGTGGAGAGCATAAGGGAGGTGACAAGGCTAAGCAGACTAGGCAGAGTGGACGACATCTTGGCCGAGGAGGTGCTCTCTCCCTACTTCTGCCTCAAAAACTACATGGTTAACAAGATCTGGACGCTAACTGAGAGGGGGTGA
- the LOC135096349 gene encoding glutamate-gated chloride channel-like isoform X5, whose protein sequence is MMFRSIQTIDDVKMEYSVQLTFREEWNDERLKFDDLDGRIKYLTLTEPSKVWMPDLFFKNEKLGHFHNIILPNVYLRIFPNGGVLYSIRISLTLSCPMNLQLYPLDTQTCELLLASYGWTTEDLVFLWREGDPVQITQNLHLPRFTLEKFMTEYCNSKTNTGAYSCLKVDLLFKREFSYYLLTIYIPCCMLVIVSWVSFWLDQNAVPARVSLGVTTLLTMATQTSGINQSLPPVSYTKAIDVWTGVCLTFVFGALLEFALVNYASRSDIHREKQKKQRRQWEFEHQAAIEGEGEGDGPATFAMKEETWQ, encoded by the exons GAATACAGCGTCCAGTTGACATTTCGAGAAGAGTGGAATGATGAAAGGTTAAAATTTGACGACTTGGATG GGCGCATCAAGTACCTCACCCTGACGGAGCCCAGCAAAGTATGGATGCCCGATTTATTCTTCAAAAATGAAAAACTTGGTCATTTTCACAACATTATTCTCCCTAACGTTTACCTCCGCATATTTCCAAATGGGGGTGTCCTTTACAGTATAAG GATATCTTTAACACTATCTTGCCCCATGAATCTACAACTGTACCCCCTCGACACCCAAACATGTGAACTGCTGCTGGCCAGTT ATGGGTGGACCACAGAGGACCTGGTGTTTCTGTGGCGGGAGGGGGACCCCGTGCAGATCACACAAAACCTTCATCTGCCTCGCTTTACCCTTGAGAAGTTTATGACTGAATACTGCAATAGCAAGACCAACACAg GTGCCTACTCTTGCTTGAAAGTGGATCTCCTTTTCAAGAGGGAGTTCTCCTACTACCTGCTGACTATCTACATCCCCTGCTGCATGTTGGTTATCGTGTCCTGGGTCTCCTTCTGGCTGGACCAAAATGCAGTTCCAGCGAGGGTTAGTCTCGGCGTCACTACCCTGCTAACCATGGCCACGCAGACTTCAGGGATTAATCAGTCTTTGCCGCCTGTCTCTTATACGAAG gCCATCGACGTGTGGACCGGCGTTTGTCTGACGTTTGTCTTTGGTGCGCTCCTTGAGTTTGCGCTTGTAAATTATGCATCAAGATCAGACATACATAGAGAAAAGCAGAAGAAACAGAGGAGGCAGTGGGAGTTTGAGCACCAGGCAGCcatagagggagaaggagaaggggatggCCCCGCGACGTTTGCAATG aaagaagaaacatggcaatga
- the LOC135096349 gene encoding glutamate-gated chloride channel-like isoform X2, which produces MMFRSIQTIDDVKMEYSVQLTFREEWNDERLKFDDLDGRIKYLTLTEPSKVWMPDLFFKNEKLGHFHNIILPNVYLRIFPNGGVLYSIRISLTLSCPMNLQLYPLDRQTCELLLASYGWTTEDLVFLWREGDPVQITQNLHLPRFTLEKFMTEYCNSKTNTGAYSCLKVDLLFKREFSYYLLTIYIPCCMLVIVSWVSFWLDQNAVPARVSLGVTTLLTMATQTSGINQSLPPVSYTKAIDVWTGVCLTFVFGALLEFALVNYASRSDIHREKQKKQRRQWEFEHQAAIEGEGEGDGPATFAMARQCEIHMRTQPPRRCCASWLSKFPSRSKRIDVISRITFPLVFALFNVVYWSTYLFREEEEMPPIRKGTRIPCHAPRSCRISEGLESEEMRDIMTGETERVVFSCSFLYLSWFSEASNCPGLRRRCSPILKDTRIPCHTPRNCRISGRVRISGVCVCVCVCVCVCVCV; this is translated from the exons GAATACAGCGTCCAGTTGACATTTCGAGAAGAGTGGAATGATGAAAGGTTAAAATTTGACGACTTGGATG GGCGCATCAAGTACCTCACCCTGACGGAGCCCAGCAAAGTATGGATGCCCGATTTATTCTTCAAAAATGAAAAACTTGGTCATTTTCACAACATTATTCTCCCTAACGTTTACCTCCGCATATTTCCAAATGGGGGTGTCCTTTACAGTATAAG AATCTCTTTGACTCTCTCCTGTCCAATGAATCTTCAGCTCTATCCTCTTGACAGACAGACTTGTGAATTACTTCTAGCGTCAT ATGGGTGGACCACAGAGGACCTGGTGTTTCTGTGGCGGGAGGGGGACCCCGTGCAGATCACACAAAACCTTCATCTGCCTCGCTTTACCCTTGAGAAGTTTATGACTGAATACTGCAATAGCAAGACCAACACAg GTGCCTACTCTTGCTTGAAAGTGGATCTCCTTTTCAAGAGGGAGTTCTCCTACTACCTGCTGACTATCTACATCCCCTGCTGCATGTTGGTTATCGTGTCCTGGGTCTCCTTCTGGCTGGACCAAAATGCAGTTCCAGCGAGGGTTAGTCTCGGCGTCACTACCCTGCTAACCATGGCCACGCAGACTTCAGGGATTAATCAGTCTTTGCCGCCTGTCTCTTATACGAAG gCCATCGACGTGTGGACCGGCGTTTGTCTGACGTTTGTCTTTGGTGCGCTCCTTGAGTTTGCGCTTGTAAATTATGCATCAAGATCAGACATACATAGAGAAAAGCAGAAGAAACAGAGGAGGCAGTGGGAGTTTGAGCACCAGGCAGCcatagagggagaaggagaaggggatggCCCCGCGACGTTTGCAATG gcgcgtCAGTGTGAGATCCACATGCGAACACAGCCGCCACGGAGGTGCTGTGCGTCCTGGCTGTCAAAATTTCCGTCGAGAAGCAAAAGAATTGACGTCATCTCGCGCATCACCTTTCCTCTGGTGTTTGCCCTCTTCAACGTGGTCTACTGGAGCACCTACCTGttccgggaggaggaggagatgcccCCCATCCGTAAGGGCACTAGGATACCCTGCCACGCCCCTAGGAGCTGCAGGATATCTGAAGGACTGGAGAGTGAAGAAATGCGAGATATTATGactggagagacagagagagtggtgttttcttgttcttttttgtatttaagcTGGTTTTCTGAGGCAAGTAACTGTCCAGGGTTAAGGAGAAGGTGCTCTCCCATCCTTAAGGACACTAGGATACCCTGCCACACCCCTAGGAACTGCAGGATATCAGGAAGAGTCAGGATatcaggcgtgtgtgtgtgtgtgtgtgtgtgtgtgtgtgtgtgtgtgtgtgtgtga
- the LOC135096349 gene encoding glutamate-gated chloride channel-like isoform X3 encodes MAIEHGGGGGGGGGKIYGWTTEDLVFLWREGDPVQITQNLHLPRFTLEKFMTEYCNSKTNTGAYSCLKVDLLFKREFSYYLLTIYIPCCMLVIVSWVSFWLDQNAVPARVSLGVTTLLTMATQTSGINQSLPPVSYTKAIDVWTGVCLTFVFGALLEFALVNYASRSDIHREKQKKQRRQWEFEHQAAIEGEGEGDGPATFAMARQCEIHMRTQPPRRCCASWLSKFPSRSKRIDVISRITFPLVFALFNVVYWSTYLFREEEEMPPIRKGTRIPCHAPRSCRISEGLESEEMRDIMTGETERVVFSCSFLYLSWFSEASNCPGLRRRCSPILKDTRIPCHTPRNCRISGRVRISGVCVCVCVCVCVCVCV; translated from the exons atggCGATagaacacggaggaggaggaggaggaggaggaggaaagatat ATGGGTGGACCACAGAGGACCTGGTGTTTCTGTGGCGGGAGGGGGACCCCGTGCAGATCACACAAAACCTTCATCTGCCTCGCTTTACCCTTGAGAAGTTTATGACTGAATACTGCAATAGCAAGACCAACACAg GTGCCTACTCTTGCTTGAAAGTGGATCTCCTTTTCAAGAGGGAGTTCTCCTACTACCTGCTGACTATCTACATCCCCTGCTGCATGTTGGTTATCGTGTCCTGGGTCTCCTTCTGGCTGGACCAAAATGCAGTTCCAGCGAGGGTTAGTCTCGGCGTCACTACCCTGCTAACCATGGCCACGCAGACTTCAGGGATTAATCAGTCTTTGCCGCCTGTCTCTTATACGAAG gCCATCGACGTGTGGACCGGCGTTTGTCTGACGTTTGTCTTTGGTGCGCTCCTTGAGTTTGCGCTTGTAAATTATGCATCAAGATCAGACATACATAGAGAAAAGCAGAAGAAACAGAGGAGGCAGTGGGAGTTTGAGCACCAGGCAGCcatagagggagaaggagaaggggatggCCCCGCGACGTTTGCAATG gcgcgtCAGTGTGAGATCCACATGCGAACACAGCCGCCACGGAGGTGCTGTGCGTCCTGGCTGTCAAAATTTCCGTCGAGAAGCAAAAGAATTGACGTCATCTCGCGCATCACCTTTCCTCTGGTGTTTGCCCTCTTCAACGTGGTCTACTGGAGCACCTACCTGttccgggaggaggaggagatgcccCCCATCCGTAAGGGCACTAGGATACCCTGCCACGCCCCTAGGAGCTGCAGGATATCTGAAGGACTGGAGAGTGAAGAAATGCGAGATATTATGactggagagacagagagagtggtgttttcttgttcttttttgtatttaagcTGGTTTTCTGAGGCAAGTAACTGTCCAGGGTTAAGGAGAAGGTGCTCTCCCATCCTTAAGGACACTAGGATACCCTGCCACACCCCTAGGAACTGCAGGATATCAGGAAGAGTCAGGATatcaggcgtgtgtgtgtgtgtgtgtgtgtgtgtgtgtgtgtgtgtgtgtgtgtga
- the LOC135096349 gene encoding glutamate-gated chloride channel-like isoform X1, with protein sequence MMFRSIQTIDDVKMEYSVQLTFREEWNDERLKFDDLDGRIKYLTLTEPSKVWMPDLFFKNEKLGHFHNIILPNVYLRIFPNGGVLYSIRISLTLSCPMNLQLYPLDTQTCELLLASYGWTTEDLVFLWREGDPVQITQNLHLPRFTLEKFMTEYCNSKTNTGAYSCLKVDLLFKREFSYYLLTIYIPCCMLVIVSWVSFWLDQNAVPARVSLGVTTLLTMATQTSGINQSLPPVSYTKAIDVWTGVCLTFVFGALLEFALVNYASRSDIHREKQKKQRRQWEFEHQAAIEGEGEGDGPATFAMARQCEIHMRTQPPRRCCASWLSKFPSRSKRIDVISRITFPLVFALFNVVYWSTYLFREEEEMPPIRKGTRIPCHAPRSCRISEGLESEEMRDIMTGETERVVFSCSFLYLSWFSEASNCPGLRRRCSPILKDTRIPCHTPRNCRISGRVRISGVCVCVCVCVCVCVCV encoded by the exons GAATACAGCGTCCAGTTGACATTTCGAGAAGAGTGGAATGATGAAAGGTTAAAATTTGACGACTTGGATG GGCGCATCAAGTACCTCACCCTGACGGAGCCCAGCAAAGTATGGATGCCCGATTTATTCTTCAAAAATGAAAAACTTGGTCATTTTCACAACATTATTCTCCCTAACGTTTACCTCCGCATATTTCCAAATGGGGGTGTCCTTTACAGTATAAG GATATCTTTAACACTATCTTGCCCCATGAATCTACAACTGTACCCCCTCGACACCCAAACATGTGAACTGCTGCTGGCCAGTT ATGGGTGGACCACAGAGGACCTGGTGTTTCTGTGGCGGGAGGGGGACCCCGTGCAGATCACACAAAACCTTCATCTGCCTCGCTTTACCCTTGAGAAGTTTATGACTGAATACTGCAATAGCAAGACCAACACAg GTGCCTACTCTTGCTTGAAAGTGGATCTCCTTTTCAAGAGGGAGTTCTCCTACTACCTGCTGACTATCTACATCCCCTGCTGCATGTTGGTTATCGTGTCCTGGGTCTCCTTCTGGCTGGACCAAAATGCAGTTCCAGCGAGGGTTAGTCTCGGCGTCACTACCCTGCTAACCATGGCCACGCAGACTTCAGGGATTAATCAGTCTTTGCCGCCTGTCTCTTATACGAAG gCCATCGACGTGTGGACCGGCGTTTGTCTGACGTTTGTCTTTGGTGCGCTCCTTGAGTTTGCGCTTGTAAATTATGCATCAAGATCAGACATACATAGAGAAAAGCAGAAGAAACAGAGGAGGCAGTGGGAGTTTGAGCACCAGGCAGCcatagagggagaaggagaaggggatggCCCCGCGACGTTTGCAATG gcgcgtCAGTGTGAGATCCACATGCGAACACAGCCGCCACGGAGGTGCTGTGCGTCCTGGCTGTCAAAATTTCCGTCGAGAAGCAAAAGAATTGACGTCATCTCGCGCATCACCTTTCCTCTGGTGTTTGCCCTCTTCAACGTGGTCTACTGGAGCACCTACCTGttccgggaggaggaggagatgcccCCCATCCGTAAGGGCACTAGGATACCCTGCCACGCCCCTAGGAGCTGCAGGATATCTGAAGGACTGGAGAGTGAAGAAATGCGAGATATTATGactggagagacagagagagtggtgttttcttgttcttttttgtatttaagcTGGTTTTCTGAGGCAAGTAACTGTCCAGGGTTAAGGAGAAGGTGCTCTCCCATCCTTAAGGACACTAGGATACCCTGCCACACCCCTAGGAACTGCAGGATATCAGGAAGAGTCAGGATatcaggcgtgtgtgtgtgtgtgtgtgtgtgtgtgtgtgtgtgtgtgtgtgtgtga
- the LOC135096349 gene encoding glutamate-gated chloride channel-like isoform X4: protein MTEYCNSKTNTGAYSCLKVDLLFKREFSYYLLTIYIPCCMLVIVSWVSFWLDQNAVPARVSLGVTTLLTMATQTSGINQSLPPVSYTKAIDVWTGVCLTFVFGALLEFALVNYASRSDIHREKQKKQRRQWEFEHQAAIEGEGEGDGPATFAMARQCEIHMRTQPPRRCCASWLSKFPSRSKRIDVISRITFPLVFALFNVVYWSTYLFREEEEMPPIRKGTRIPCHAPRSCRISEGLESEEMRDIMTGETERVVFSCSFLYLSWFSEASNCPGLRRRCSPILKDTRIPCHTPRNCRISGRVRISGVCVCVCVCVCVCVCV, encoded by the exons ATGACTGAATACTGCAATAGCAAGACCAACACAg GTGCCTACTCTTGCTTGAAAGTGGATCTCCTTTTCAAGAGGGAGTTCTCCTACTACCTGCTGACTATCTACATCCCCTGCTGCATGTTGGTTATCGTGTCCTGGGTCTCCTTCTGGCTGGACCAAAATGCAGTTCCAGCGAGGGTTAGTCTCGGCGTCACTACCCTGCTAACCATGGCCACGCAGACTTCAGGGATTAATCAGTCTTTGCCGCCTGTCTCTTATACGAAG gCCATCGACGTGTGGACCGGCGTTTGTCTGACGTTTGTCTTTGGTGCGCTCCTTGAGTTTGCGCTTGTAAATTATGCATCAAGATCAGACATACATAGAGAAAAGCAGAAGAAACAGAGGAGGCAGTGGGAGTTTGAGCACCAGGCAGCcatagagggagaaggagaaggggatggCCCCGCGACGTTTGCAATG gcgcgtCAGTGTGAGATCCACATGCGAACACAGCCGCCACGGAGGTGCTGTGCGTCCTGGCTGTCAAAATTTCCGTCGAGAAGCAAAAGAATTGACGTCATCTCGCGCATCACCTTTCCTCTGGTGTTTGCCCTCTTCAACGTGGTCTACTGGAGCACCTACCTGttccgggaggaggaggagatgcccCCCATCCGTAAGGGCACTAGGATACCCTGCCACGCCCCTAGGAGCTGCAGGATATCTGAAGGACTGGAGAGTGAAGAAATGCGAGATATTATGactggagagacagagagagtggtgttttcttgttcttttttgtatttaagcTGGTTTTCTGAGGCAAGTAACTGTCCAGGGTTAAGGAGAAGGTGCTCTCCCATCCTTAAGGACACTAGGATACCCTGCCACACCCCTAGGAACTGCAGGATATCAGGAAGAGTCAGGATatcaggcgtgtgtgtgtgtgtgtgtgtgtgtgtgtgtgtgtgtgtgtgtgtgtga